CTTTGACGACTTTCCAGATTTTAGATTTTAGTAAAGCTTCATTTTCTACCAAAGCTTTTGGAAGCGTTTTTTTAGAACCGTTTTTAGGATCAAAACATTCCAAACCTTTAGAAGTTCCAACTAAAACTCCATAATTACGATCGTAAAACAAAGACAAAACCCTGCTTTTTCTGAATGGCGAATTATGATCGTTTGAGATTTCTTCCAGTAAATATTGCTGTCTGTTCAGGCGTTTGATTCCGCCAAAAGTTCCAATCCAGATTCGGTTTTCATCGTCCTGAATTATGGAAGAAATATAATTTCGCCCGCCTTTTATTTTCTGGACATCGACACGTACAAAACTTCTTTCGTTTTTATTAAAAAGATTCAGTCCGTTATTGGTTCCAATCCAAAGTTCTTTTTGATTGTCTTCCAGAATTACATTTACGTGATTATTGCTGATACTGTTCAAAATGTCCTTATTGTAAACATATCGAAGGAAATCATATCCGTCATAACTAATCAAGCCGTTCGCCGTTCCGATCCAAATAAAACCTTTTTTGGTTTGATGAATACTCGAAATCATACTCTGCGAAAAACTGGTATCATAGTTAATATGGTCAAAGTACAAATCGGAACTTTGAGCAAATGAACTGACAGCAGTTGCAAAAAATAGAATAAAACTTAAAATGTAGTTTTTGATGCTTTTCATAAACAAAATAGAATAAACGCCCGAGTAATTTAATTTCAATAAACCTATGAAAAAAATCAATCGAATGCACTGCAAAATACCGCTATTGCGAAAAATAAAGGAGGGAGTTTTTTCTTTTTAAGGGGTGTAGATGTACTTTCTCCCTAATTTTTAAGAGTAGTTTTTTAATTTGGAGCTAATTCCAGCTATCCGCTATATCTTTTGTGGTCTCGTTTTTATTTTACGAGACCACAAAGGATATCGCTCCTATCTGGGCTAGGGCAGTCATTTTCAAAAGTCCGTTTTTTATTGAATTAAAATTAGAAAGCGGAAGTATCCATTTTTAATTTATATTTAATCAAAAAATACGATTCTGTTTTTCAAAACTAAACATGCAACAATTAGAAGATATAATAAATCACGTTTCAACTAAAAACAAAAGAAACCTCTTTACCTTTTTGACAGGAGCCGGACTTTCTTCAGAAAGCGGCATTCCAACTTACAGAGGTGTTGATGGAATTTGGGTCAAAGGAACACAATTTCATAAACCGGAAGAATTTGGAACTTTTAAATACTTTAAAGAACATCCCGAAGAAGTCTGGCAATATTCTTTGTTTAGAAAGAAAATGTTTCAAAATGCCAAACCAAATGAAAGTCATTACGAATTGGTTGAAATTGAAAACATCCTGAAAGACCGATTTCATCTTATTACCCAAAACATTGATAATTTACACCGACAAAGCGGAACCGAAAGAATTTTCGAAATCCATGGCAACAATAGAGAAATTAAATGTTCGAAAGGCTGTAAAGAAATCGTAAAGCTACCTGAAGAAATAAAAGGAAAAGAAATTGACGAAGATCTGACTCAAAGAGAAATAGAACTTTTAAAATGTCAAAGTTGCGGAAGCTGGATGAGACCTAATATCTTATGGTTTGATGAATATTATGATGAGAAAACCAATAAAAAATTCAGTTCTTTAAAAATTGCTAAAAATTCGGGAATACTATTTATTCTGGGAACTTCGGGCGCGACAAATCTCCCGATTGCAATTGCAGAAACCACTCTAAAATATGGCGGAACTATTGTTGATATCAATATAGAAGACAATCAGTTTACCGCTTTGATAAAGGATAAAAAAAATAAAATCATCATTCGTAAAACATCGACTGAAGCTTTAAAAATCATAAAAGAGATGATTAAAAATATACAACTGACTTAAAGAATATGTACAAATTTTATTTTTTCATACTACTATCTTTTTTATTGACATCTTGTGATAGAAGAAGTGATATAACTCAAGAGTTATTAGATTCTGTATGCGAGATTCATATACAAAACAGAGCTATTGATCCATATGGAGGAATTGAAGAATATAGAATTACAGATAAAAAAGAAATAGTTTCTATATGCAGTGAATTATTATCATTAAAGCAAGAAAATAATTTACCTACTAAGCCGTATGATGGAACTATTCTTATTTTATTTGTTAGAAAAGATCATGATGGTACAAAAGAATATATTAATTTCCTCTCCACTGGAATTATTCTTAAACCTAATAATGACTATTATATAGATTTTTCAGAAGGTCAATATGTCTCAGACCATTTTCTAGCAAGAATTTTAAAGTATTTGCAAATAGATGAAACTAAAGTTGCCGCATTAGATAACTATAGAAAATCTCAGGAAAAATCTAGTCTATCTTTTGGTTCTAAAAACAAAAACATAAAAACATTAGAAAATCATAATTTTAAATTAGATATCGAAACTCAGTTTTCTAATGACACATTGGATATAATTGATTATAAAAATGATTTTTGTAGCAGTCCTATAATTTTAAATCAGGAATTATCTTTTTTTGAGAAAAATAAATTAATTAAACATTATAAACTGCCTGTTAAGATTGTAAAGAGAAAAACTATTACAAAAAGCAGTTTGAATACTTTACAAACTCCAATCTATGAAGTAAATCTGGCGAAAACTAGCGACAATGATTATTATATAGTTAATGGTTCAGACTGTTGCAATGGTTCAGGTTGTCCAGAATTTACAGGAATTTACACAATGCAAGGAAAAGTAATTTATGAAGGATTATCTACAGAAAAACAAAAAATACTTTTAAGAGATGTATTGAAGAAATATAAAATAGATATCAATACTCCTAAAATGAAAATTAAGGTAGATGACTTTTAAATGGTAAATCCCCACACTCTGAAGATTTCACTATAAAAGCTTTTCAATTAAAATAAAGATGAAAAAAATAACCGTTCTTAGAATTTTGCCCATATTTATTGTTGTTTCCGGAGTGACTGCATTTCTTATATACAATAATCAATTGAATAAAAAATTCATTCTATTGGAGGTAAACAGTATTATTATCAAACGAAATAATTGGCAATTAACAACAACCGAATTTTATTTACAAAATGGGTTGAGAATTGATTCTACATTTAAAGATAATTTTGACCTGAAAATAGGAGACTCTATTTCAAAAAAATCAAATACAACTATTTTTATGGTTTACAGAAAGGAAAATGGAACATATAAGTTTTACAAAAAAAATACTATTGATTAAAACGACCTTATTTTAGACTTAAAAATTTTAAAAAAGCCACTTCATTAAGAAATAACTTCTGTCTCCTCAATCAACCCCAAAATTTTCCCATAAGCGATCGCTGCTTTATGCACTTGGACTGTCCAGTCTTCGGCAGCATTGTCATCAGCACCGTCTGAAATGTATTTTAAAGATAAAAATGGAATGTTTTCTTTCATGGCAATCACGGCTAAAGCATAAGCTTCCATATCAACTACATTGTAAACATCAGATTTATGTTCCATTTCGAAGTTATCGCCTGTTCCGCAAATACCTTCAGGCAAATCATCCATTTTTAAACCGTATTCTAAAACTGGCGGTAAACCGGATAGCGGCGTTTCGTATAAGGCAAAACCTAAACCGCGGACATCCATATCTCTTTGCACAAATTGAGTACAACAAATTACTTCGCCTTTTTGAAAACAACTGCTTCCCGCCGAGCCCAGATTTATAATTACAGCCGGTTTTTTCTTTTGAATAGCTTTAGTCAATTCATAAGCCGCATTTACTTTACCAATTCCAGTAATTAAAACGTTATGTCCTTTAAAAACTTCAGCTGCTTCAGATTCAAGAGCAAATGAGAATAATATATCTTGGACAGCAAAAGATTCTGTCTGGTTAATTTGTATCATGCGTAATTTAATTTTCGGTTTACAAAAATACGTTTTAAAATTTACGCGGTTCTAACCTAAATTTAAAATCTAAAAAACACGTTAAATTCTGGTTTGAATGCGGGATTTTGTTTTTTAAAAAATACTTTTGTTAGAAACAGTTAAAAAGAATTTCCATCCTTAAAAACCAGAAAGAGAAACTGCATGGATAGCGAAAAATTTATTTTCTGCCTAGAAGGCGTGAAAGATATAGACGATCTTACTCCAACGCATGTGGTAAAATGTCTCGAAGAATTGGCTATTGACCAAGGCATTTCGAGCATTCATAAAACTTGCGATACCATTGAAGGTTTAGAAGAAAGTTTGAACATTTTATTGTATGAAGATCATAATTTTAAAGATTATGAAATCATTTATCTTGCCATGCCAGGACAGGAAAACAACATTTGCCTTCATGATTATTACTATAGTATAGAAGAAATCGCCGAACTTTTTGAAGGAAAAATGAAGGGCAAAATCATCCACTTTGCCAATCTTAAAGTTTTAGATTTAAATGAAGAAGAATCACAATATTTTCTGGATATAACAGGAGCAAGAGCCATTTCCGGTTACGGATCCACCTATAATAGAATTGCAAGCTGCAGTACGATTGATAAAGCATTTTTTAGTTTGTATCAGGAAAACGATAACTTGATTGAAGTTGTCGAAGACCTTTATGCTAAACATTATAATCTATGTAAACTGCTTGATTTTAGATTATACTATTAAAATGAAAAAAAAGCAGGCTGAGAAAATAAAGACATACAGTCCATCAGGATTTCGGGAGAAGTTTCTGGGAGAAGACAATCCCATTCATTTACTTTTCAAATCCAATTCGGATCATTTTTTCTGTCTAGAGATTGAGGAAATCATGCAGATGCAGCATCCTGTTCCGCCTTCTAAACATTCTTGCCATACCTTAATTTTTATTTCTTCGGGACAACATGTAATGAAATTGGGACATCAGGAATACATCACGACCGATAACGAAATGATTATGGTACCTGCTGGACAGATTTTCTCTCTTGAAAATGTCAACAATATACATAAAGGATTTATCTGTCAGTTTCATCCTGATATTTTAATTCGAAAATACGGAAGCCGAGAACTGCTGAATGAATTTGATTTCTTAAAAATTTCAGGAAACCCAAAAATAAGCCTTCCTAAAGAGGATATCGGTTCCATTGTCAACATTTTGGAACGATTGAAAAAAGAATATTCTGAAACTGCCTTTACAGATCTTAATATTGTACAGTCTTACCTGATTACTCTTTTTTATGAAATGAATAAAAATGCGGTAAAAACGGCAAAAGGCATTTCGGCTGCTGCTGTTATTACAGCAAAATTCAAAGAGCTTATTCACGATCATATCAAAAGCCAGCATCAGGTCAATTATTATTCCTCTCTATTGAGCGTAACTCCTAACCATTTGAATAAATGTGTCAAAACCGTAACGGGGAAATCTGCCGTAAAATGGATTGATGAAAACATATTGTTAGAGGCCAAATATTTACTCTTTCAGACCACACTTTCTGTAGGTGAAATCGCAACTCAGGTAGGTTTTGAGGATCAATCTTACTTTAGTCGTTTCTTTAAAAAAGCGGAAGGAATTTCTCCTATACGTTATCGAAAAATGATTGATAAGTCCTAATTATTGATTATAACATCCTAACAAAAAGCTTTACTTTTTTCAGAAATTTGCCTCTTGAAAAAAATGCAAATTATGATTTATGTTTTTAAAACTTCCGTTGACAGCCAGACCAAATTTGAGTCGGCATCTCTATTACTAGATCAATTATTGCCTGAATCTAAGTGGAACTTTGATCTTGAAGACTGTGACAATATTTTAAGAATCGACAGTGAACTTGACATTCCGAGTCTAATTCAAAACAACGGCATTTTTGATTGTATTGAATTAGAATAAAATAACCTTCAACCTCTTCATAAAATAATATGGAAACCAAATTATATCAAAATAGAACTTTTGATACCGTAGATTACTCTGAACAGAGTTTATCGAATGTAGAATTTGTAAACTGCGAATTTGTTAACTGCAACTTTTCTAAAAGCGATTTAAGTCATAACGATTTCTTAGACTCTACTTTTAAAAACTGTAATCTTTCATTGGCAGTTCTTAAAAATACAGGTTTAAAAAACATCAAATTTATCGGATGCAAACTTATGGGATTGGATTTTAGTGCCAGTAATAGTTTTTTATTCTCCATGAATTTTGAAGATTGCCTTTTGGATTATTCTACTTTCATTTATAAGAAGCTGAAGAAAACCAACTTCACAGACTGCTCTCTCAAAGAAACCGATTTCTCAAATACGGATTTATCTTTGGCAATTTTTAAGAACTGTGATCTGTCCGGTGCTACTTTCGTAGAAAGTATTTTAGAAAAAACCGATTTCAGAACTTCCAGAAATTATGCTTTTGATCCGTCAGAGAATAAAATTAAAGGAACAAAAGTTTCACATACAGCACTTGCTGGTTTGCTAGAAAAATTTGATTTATCAATTGAATGATTTAAAAATTAATAGTCTCCTTTTTTGAGAGCTGTCATAAAAACAGAAAGCGGAATACAAAATTAATTGTACTCCGCTTTTCCTATTTATTAACCATGAATTTATTGCTGTTTGATCCAACGAGGATCTCCAATTTTATTATCTATTAAAGTTTGGTTGCCTAATGTAAAATCTCCTGCAGTTGCGTTTACAAATTGTGGATTTAGTTCTGTTGCGCCAGTATCAGGTCTATTATTAGTTAATGCTGCCTTTAAATTAGGTGAATTAAAATTATTATTATTTCCAAATGCTGGAGCAGATGTCGTAACTTGATTGGTATAAATTGCCTGTCCAACAACAAACAAGGTATTACGTACCGCTAAAACATTTGCATCAAAACGTACATACAAAATCCTATTACTAGCTAGTAATGTAGGAGCATAGATAGTACATGCATCAATTACTACGTTACTTGTTAAACCTGTTCCTGACAAACCTCCACTAGCAGGAAGAACATTATCTATCCTAACAAAATCACGTCCTGTAGAACAAGAATCAAATGTACTATTTTTAAGAACTACACTTGCAATATATGTATTTCTAAAATCAATAAAATCAGCTCCTCCATTTGTATTTACTGACTTGATAATACTGTTATCAACTGTAAATGAAGTTACTTTTGAATTTGAAGCACTAGCAGCAATCAAAGCTCTTGTATAATCATGAACTCTAGAATTACTGATTAAAATATTTCCATAATTAGAAGTTCCTGAAATAGTTACCACTGCAGCATTAGTTAATGCAGTTCCGTCTAAATCTAAATCTACCAACGAAAGATCAACAAGACCTGGATTTACAGTAAATTTCACATTCAGTTTTGGTTTATTCTCTGGCCTTGTACCTCTAATAATAAGAGTTTTATTTACAATTAGCTCTCCCGTAGTCTGATATGTACCTGGCACAAGCAACAATCTTGATCCTGCAGTCGCTTGAGCTATTTTATCAGTCAAATTATCCCCTGGATTTACCAAAATACCCTTTGTTAAATCAACACCACTAGTAAATGTTAGTATTCCTCTTGTTTTAGTTCCATTTTTTAGAGTAGCAGTATAGTTTGTTTCTGGAGTTAAACCAGTAACAGTTGCCTCTCCTTTTGTTTTTTCTTCCGCTGTTATAGTGTGAATCACATCACCAGGCTGCGATATAATTTGGGTTACATTACTGTTAGGCGCCCATCTCAAAATAATAGAATTTGCTTGGATTTCTTCTGGTTTAATTGGAAGAAAAATTTGTTCGGATGCTGTAGCAGCAGAAGTAATCGACCATTTAGAATCGTCAAGGCCACCTGCACTTACAGCTTTTACTCTAATATAATAAGTAGTTTCTCCTTCTAAAGGCACTTGTATTGGCAATTGGCTTGTAGTAACATTAACTGTTTTGAAAATAGTTTTAAATTCAGGATCATCTGGACTAAATTCTACTACATAATGATCTGCATTTTCATCTGCCTTCACAGTCCAGTTTAACTCAACTGTGGTTGAGTTCCTAACTCTGGCTGTAAGTCCAATTGGCGAAAACTCTCTAGAGTTCCCAACACCATCTAATAAGCCTTCATTATAACTATCGCAGCTTGAAATTCCAATTGCAAGAAATAATACGGCTATTAATCCTCTATATATATATTTTGATTTCATCATAATACCTTAAATTTATTATTAATTTCTAAAGGTTTTAATAACCGTAGTCATTTTTTAATTGACCATTACTTCCATCCAAAAACACTTGCCATATTGGCCAGAATTGTCTGTTATCAGGATTAACCCCTGTTTTATACAATGAGTTTATCTTAGTATCTGCAGCTGTACCTGTCCATGTCCAAGCAATAGATGAATATGTTGTTCCAGGGTTTGTTGTTTCTCCTCTATTTAGTCCGTAAATATCTAAACTTACATTATCTGTTTTGTACTTGTAATACAAAGTTGACGGTACAGTAGCATAATTACCAGTACGTGCTGATAAGTCAGCCATTTTTTGTTTGGCTTCGTCTAATTTTACTTTTAACAAATTCCAGCGAATTAAATTTTGTTTACGCTCCATTTCTCCTGTAAACTCATATTTATTCTCAAGAACAAGTGCATTAAACATTGCTTCTTTACTGTTTAGAGCGTTCACATAGTTCTCTACTTTTTCAGCCTGAGCTGCTGCAGGAAATGATCTTCTACGAACTTCTTTTAAATAAGACATTGCTGCACTAGGCCCTTCTAGTTCGTTTGCTGTTTCAGCAGCTATAAGCAACACTTCAGCATAACGCATGTACATTTTATTAACTCCATCATCATTATCTGAAGTAACTCTGCGTGTCATCCATTCATAACGATACTTACCAAAATACCATGTATCTAATGTTCCTAACTCTTGTTTAGCAATAGGATACGGAGATGCTGCTACAGCAGTACCCCATTTGTAAGGTACACAAGTAACATCTCTACGCAAATCAGTTTGATCATAATCGTAAAAAACAAATGGTAAAGGACCAGCTACACCTCCACGGTTCGCTCCATTTTGCTGAAATTGATCACTTGCAGAAGTGTGTTTTACTGCAAACGTAAATAGCATACGTCCACGTCCATTTGAAAAAGGAAGTTCCCAAAGAGATTCTCCACCAGCTGTGGTAATTTCTTGATTATATTTTCTCCAAAGCCCTTCAAAAGTAGATTCTAAGTGAGCAGAACCACTTTCTATAACTTCACGAGATTCTTTTAAAGCCAATGCATACATAGTAGCCACTGAAAGTTCCGGATCACTGCTTCTTCTTACTCCATCAGGATATTGCTGATAACCACTTGCTGCCAATGCCAAACGAGCTCTAAATCCTTTTACAAAAGCTCTATTTACATGTTCAACAGTACTGGTATAAGAAGTTGTACCCGGCCATGCCACCAATGTTGATGCTTCTCCTAAATCTGCAATTATTTGCTTAT
This portion of the Flavobacterium panacagri genome encodes:
- a CDS encoding helix-turn-helix domain-containing protein, translating into MKKKQAEKIKTYSPSGFREKFLGEDNPIHLLFKSNSDHFFCLEIEEIMQMQHPVPPSKHSCHTLIFISSGQHVMKLGHQEYITTDNEMIMVPAGQIFSLENVNNIHKGFICQFHPDILIRKYGSRELLNEFDFLKISGNPKISLPKEDIGSIVNILERLKKEYSETAFTDLNIVQSYLITLFYEMNKNAVKTAKGISAAAVITAKFKELIHDHIKSQHQVNYYSSLLSVTPNHLNKCVKTVTGKSAVKWIDENILLEAKYLLFQTTLSVGEIATQVGFEDQSYFSRFFKKAEGISPIRYRKMIDKS
- a CDS encoding SIR2 family NAD-dependent protein deacylase; the protein is MQQLEDIINHVSTKNKRNLFTFLTGAGLSSESGIPTYRGVDGIWVKGTQFHKPEEFGTFKYFKEHPEEVWQYSLFRKKMFQNAKPNESHYELVEIENILKDRFHLITQNIDNLHRQSGTERIFEIHGNNREIKCSKGCKEIVKLPEEIKGKEIDEDLTQREIELLKCQSCGSWMRPNILWFDEYYDEKTNKKFSSLKIAKNSGILFILGTSGATNLPIAIAETTLKYGGTIVDINIEDNQFTALIKDKKNKIIIRKTSTEALKIIKEMIKNIQLT
- a CDS encoding nucleosidase; translation: MIQINQTESFAVQDILFSFALESEAAEVFKGHNVLITGIGKVNAAYELTKAIQKKKPAVIINLGSAGSSCFQKGEVICCTQFVQRDMDVRGLGFALYETPLSGLPPVLEYGLKMDDLPEGICGTGDNFEMEHKSDVYNVVDMEAYALAVIAMKENIPFLSLKYISDGADDNAAEDWTVQVHKAAIAYGKILGLIEETEVIS
- a CDS encoding DUF4957 domain-containing protein, producing the protein MMKSKYIYRGLIAVLFLAIGISSCDSYNEGLLDGVGNSREFSPIGLTARVRNSTTVELNWTVKADENADHYVVEFSPDDPEFKTIFKTVNVTTSQLPIQVPLEGETTYYIRVKAVSAGGLDDSKWSITSAATASEQIFLPIKPEEIQANSIILRWAPNSNVTQIISQPGDVIHTITAEEKTKGEATVTGLTPETNYTATLKNGTKTRGILTFTSGVDLTKGILVNPGDNLTDKIAQATAGSRLLLVPGTYQTTGELIVNKTLIIRGTRPENKPKLNVKFTVNPGLVDLSLVDLDLDGTALTNAAVVTISGTSNYGNILISNSRVHDYTRALIAASASNSKVTSFTVDNSIIKSVNTNGGADFIDFRNTYIASVVLKNSTFDSCSTGRDFVRIDNVLPASGGLSGTGLTSNVVIDACTIYAPTLLASNRILYVRFDANVLAVRNTLFVVGQAIYTNQVTTSAPAFGNNNNFNSPNLKAALTNNRPDTGATELNPQFVNATAGDFTLGNQTLIDNKIGDPRWIKQQ
- a CDS encoding RagB/SusD family nutrient uptake outer membrane protein, which codes for MKHKLIIAGLIISSLFSSCQQFEDDYLETDAPSTLKPELIFSDAELAKGAIDGIKVPFAETNSYRGRFLPYYGLNTDVEWYNASQTAGDKADLCVYDAKPSNTEMNNITNAYAMMYMGIERANICIEGIRKYGNPLPGTEMGQLLGEALTLRAIYYADLIKAWGDVPARFEPITTATLYLPKSSRDVIYKQIIADLGEASTLVAWPGTTSYTSTVEHVNRAFVKGFRARLALAASGYQQYPDGVRRSSDPELSVATMYALALKESREVIESGSAHLESTFEGLWRKYNQEITTAGGESLWELPFSNGRGRMLFTFAVKHTSASDQFQQNGANRGGVAGPLPFVFYDYDQTDLRRDVTCVPYKWGTAVAASPYPIAKQELGTLDTWYFGKYRYEWMTRRVTSDNDDGVNKMYMRYAEVLLIAAETANELEGPSAAMSYLKEVRRRSFPAAAQAEKVENYVNALNSKEAMFNALVLENKYEFTGEMERKQNLIRWNLLKVKLDEAKQKMADLSARTGNYATVPSTLYYKYKTDNVSLDIYGLNRGETTNPGTTYSSIAWTWTGTAADTKINSLYKTGVNPDNRQFWPIWQVFLDGSNGQLKNDYGY
- a CDS encoding pentapeptide repeat-containing protein, with translation METKLYQNRTFDTVDYSEQSLSNVEFVNCEFVNCNFSKSDLSHNDFLDSTFKNCNLSLAVLKNTGLKNIKFIGCKLMGLDFSASNSFLFSMNFEDCLLDYSTFIYKKLKKTNFTDCSLKETDFSNTDLSLAIFKNCDLSGATFVESILEKTDFRTSRNYAFDPSENKIKGTKVSHTALAGLLEKFDLSIE
- a CDS encoding DUF6642 family protein, yielding MDSEKFIFCLEGVKDIDDLTPTHVVKCLEELAIDQGISSIHKTCDTIEGLEESLNILLYEDHNFKDYEIIYLAMPGQENNICLHDYYYSIEEIAELFEGKMKGKIIHFANLKVLDLNEEESQYFLDITGARAISGYGSTYNRIASCSTIDKAFFSLYQENDNLIEVVEDLYAKHYNLCKLLDFRLYY